The following coding sequences lie in one Spinacia oleracea cultivar Varoflay chromosome 1, BTI_SOV_V1, whole genome shotgun sequence genomic window:
- the LOC110803214 gene encoding zinc finger CCCH domain-containing protein 16 isoform X2: MPLKPEPCRNFLRGHCRFGDKCNFPHVTQQQPKPNAFGFGSQTATQSQQQKPNPFGFGVQNSTSGAPNSGGFGQSNSQKPFENKWVRPEKPQNQSQAASHNCTDPDSCKRQIADDFQHESPLWKLTCYGHNKHLPCDISGDISYEELRAVAYDDAKRGTSLPSIVERERGLVNSKKIEFQNLLNNPYTKHTVPAQSNQSPFPAAVASSPSPTPQNNGFSSFAASNQQNPPPNLSFGVRPSTPSNSSGFGQFQGPGQFTTNTVPSGPFSTPVPAQTGGNLPASNNSGFGNSGFGNNGLKSSFGTQVPAQTGGNFAPNIGGFGNSAMSGQGSLFPAQTGGNTFTPNSLGFGNVGMTSQVPVQIGGTPFTSNVGGFGNSGMSSQGSQPPSTSLGGANGGQQTIGSNPQEISATDTGIWLKEEWKLGEIPEQPPPAAYVK, from the exons ATGCCGCTAAAGCCAGAACCTTGCAGAAATTTTCTGCGTGGACA TTGCCGTTTTGGTGATAAATGTAACTTTCCGCACGTCACTCAGCAGCAGCCAAAGCCCAATGCTTTTGGCTTTGGCTCGCAGACTGCCACACAATCCCAACAGCAGAAGCCCAATCCTTTTGGTTTTGGTGTCCAGAACTCGACCAGTGGAGCTCCTAATTCTGGAGGATTTGGGCAATCTAATTCACAAAAG CCTTTTGAGAATAAATGGGTCCGCCCAGAGAAGCCCCAGAATCAGTCTCAGGCTGCTAGTCACAA CTGCACAGATCCTGATTCTTGCAAACGCCAAATCGCGGACGATTTTCAGCATGAGAGTCCACTTTGGAAGCTAACTTGTTATGGACATAATAAACA TTTGCCATGTGATATTTCCGGTGATATTAGCTATGAAGAATTGCGGGCAGTTGCATATGATGATGCAAAACGTGGCACTAGTTTGCCGTCAATT GTTGAAAGAGAGAGGGGTTTAGTGAATTCTAAGAAGATTGAATTTCAAAACTTGCTTAATAATCCTTACACAAAGCACACAGTTCCTGCTCAGTCCAACCAAAGTCCATTTCCTGCAGCGGTTGCCAGCTCACCATCACCGACACCTCAAAATAACGGCTTCTCTTCATTTGCAGCTTCAAATCAACAGAATCCACCACCTAACCTGTCATTTGGTGTAAG GCCTTCTACTCCATCAAATAGTAGTGGTTTTGGGCAATTCCAAGGTCCTGGTCAATTTACGACAAATACTGTTCCTTCAG GTCCCTTTAGCACTCCAGTTCCTGCACAAACAGGGGGAAATCTGCCTGCTTCCAACAATAGTGGCTTTGGCAATAGTGGCTTCGGCAATAATGGATTGAAAA GTTCCTTTGGCACTCAAGTTCCTGCACAAACAGGGGGAAATTTTGCGCCAAACATAGGTGGCTTCGGTAACAGTGCCATGAGTGGTCAAGGTAGTCTATTCCCTGCACAAACTGGGGGGAATACCTTCACTCCAAATTCATTAGGCTTTGGCAATGTTGGGATGACTAGTCAAGTCCCAGTGCAAATAGGTGGAACACCATTTACTTCTAACGTAGGAGGCTTTGGTAATAGCGGCATGAGTAGTCAAGGCAGCCAACCACCTTCAACTTCACTTGGTGGTGCTAATGGTGGTCAACAAACGAT AGGCAGCAATCCTCAAGAGATATCAGCTACAGATACAGGCATTTGGTTGAAAGAGGAGTGGAAACTTGGAGAG ATTCCAGAGCAACCACCTCCGGCAGCTTATGTTAAATAG
- the LOC110803214 gene encoding zinc finger CCCH domain-containing protein 16 isoform X1: MPLKPEPCRNFLRGHCRFGDKCNFPHVTQQQPKPNAFGFGSQTATQSQQQKPNPFGFGVQNSTSGAPNSGGFGQSNSQKPFENKWVRPEKPQNQSQAASHNCTDPDSCKRQIADDFQHESPLWKLTCYGHNKHLPCDISGDISYEELRAVAYDDAKRGTSLPSIVERERGLVNSKKIEFQNLLNNPYTKHTVPAQSNQSPFPAAVASSPSPTPQNNGFSSFAASNQQNPPPNLSFGVRPSTPSNSSGFGQFQGPGQFTTNTVPSGPFSTPVPAQTGGNLPASNNSGFGNSGFGNNGLKSGSFGTQVPAQTGGNFAPNIGGFGNSAMSGQGSLFPAQTGGNTFTPNSLGFGNVGMTSQVPVQIGGTPFTSNVGGFGNSGMSSQGSQPPSTSLGGANGGQQTIGSNPQEISATDTGIWLKEEWKLGEIPEQPPPAAYVK, from the exons ATGCCGCTAAAGCCAGAACCTTGCAGAAATTTTCTGCGTGGACA TTGCCGTTTTGGTGATAAATGTAACTTTCCGCACGTCACTCAGCAGCAGCCAAAGCCCAATGCTTTTGGCTTTGGCTCGCAGACTGCCACACAATCCCAACAGCAGAAGCCCAATCCTTTTGGTTTTGGTGTCCAGAACTCGACCAGTGGAGCTCCTAATTCTGGAGGATTTGGGCAATCTAATTCACAAAAG CCTTTTGAGAATAAATGGGTCCGCCCAGAGAAGCCCCAGAATCAGTCTCAGGCTGCTAGTCACAA CTGCACAGATCCTGATTCTTGCAAACGCCAAATCGCGGACGATTTTCAGCATGAGAGTCCACTTTGGAAGCTAACTTGTTATGGACATAATAAACA TTTGCCATGTGATATTTCCGGTGATATTAGCTATGAAGAATTGCGGGCAGTTGCATATGATGATGCAAAACGTGGCACTAGTTTGCCGTCAATT GTTGAAAGAGAGAGGGGTTTAGTGAATTCTAAGAAGATTGAATTTCAAAACTTGCTTAATAATCCTTACACAAAGCACACAGTTCCTGCTCAGTCCAACCAAAGTCCATTTCCTGCAGCGGTTGCCAGCTCACCATCACCGACACCTCAAAATAACGGCTTCTCTTCATTTGCAGCTTCAAATCAACAGAATCCACCACCTAACCTGTCATTTGGTGTAAG GCCTTCTACTCCATCAAATAGTAGTGGTTTTGGGCAATTCCAAGGTCCTGGTCAATTTACGACAAATACTGTTCCTTCAG GTCCCTTTAGCACTCCAGTTCCTGCACAAACAGGGGGAAATCTGCCTGCTTCCAACAATAGTGGCTTTGGCAATAGTGGCTTCGGCAATAATGGATTGAAAAGTG GTTCCTTTGGCACTCAAGTTCCTGCACAAACAGGGGGAAATTTTGCGCCAAACATAGGTGGCTTCGGTAACAGTGCCATGAGTGGTCAAGGTAGTCTATTCCCTGCACAAACTGGGGGGAATACCTTCACTCCAAATTCATTAGGCTTTGGCAATGTTGGGATGACTAGTCAAGTCCCAGTGCAAATAGGTGGAACACCATTTACTTCTAACGTAGGAGGCTTTGGTAATAGCGGCATGAGTAGTCAAGGCAGCCAACCACCTTCAACTTCACTTGGTGGTGCTAATGGTGGTCAACAAACGAT AGGCAGCAATCCTCAAGAGATATCAGCTACAGATACAGGCATTTGGTTGAAAGAGGAGTGGAAACTTGGAGAG ATTCCAGAGCAACCACCTCCGGCAGCTTATGTTAAATAG
- the LOC110803214 gene encoding zinc finger CCCH domain-containing protein 16 isoform X3 produces MLLALARRLPHNPNSRSPILLVLVSRTRPVELLILEDLGNLIHKSLLRINGSAQRSPRISLRLLVTNPDSCKRQIADDFQHESPLWKLTCYGHNKHLPCDISGDISYEELRAVAYDDAKRGTSLPSIVERERGLVNSKKIEFQNLLNNPYTKHTVPAQSNQSPFPAAVASSPSPTPQNNGFSSFAASNQQNPPPNLSFGVRPSTPSNSSGFGQFQGPGQFTTNTVPSGPFSTPVPAQTGGNLPASNNSGFGNSGFGNNGLKSGSFGTQVPAQTGGNFAPNIGGFGNSAMSGQGSLFPAQTGGNTFTPNSLGFGNVGMTSQVPVQIGGTPFTSNVGGFGNSGMSSQGSQPPSTSLGGANGGQQTIGSNPQEISATDTGIWLKEEWKLGEIPEQPPPAAYVK; encoded by the exons ATGCTTTTGGCTTTGGCTCGCAGACTGCCACACAATCCCAACAGCAGAAGCCCAATCCTTTTGGTTTTGGTGTCCAGAACTCGACCAGTGGAGCTCCTAATTCTGGAGGATTTGGGCAATCTAATTCACAAAAG CCTTTTGAGAATAAATGGGTCCGCCCAGAGAAGCCCCAGAATCAGTCTCAGGCTGCTAGTCACAA ATCCTGATTCTTGCAAACGCCAAATCGCGGACGATTTTCAGCATGAGAGTCCACTTTGGAAGCTAACTTGTTATGGACATAATAAACA TTTGCCATGTGATATTTCCGGTGATATTAGCTATGAAGAATTGCGGGCAGTTGCATATGATGATGCAAAACGTGGCACTAGTTTGCCGTCAATT GTTGAAAGAGAGAGGGGTTTAGTGAATTCTAAGAAGATTGAATTTCAAAACTTGCTTAATAATCCTTACACAAAGCACACAGTTCCTGCTCAGTCCAACCAAAGTCCATTTCCTGCAGCGGTTGCCAGCTCACCATCACCGACACCTCAAAATAACGGCTTCTCTTCATTTGCAGCTTCAAATCAACAGAATCCACCACCTAACCTGTCATTTGGTGTAAG GCCTTCTACTCCATCAAATAGTAGTGGTTTTGGGCAATTCCAAGGTCCTGGTCAATTTACGACAAATACTGTTCCTTCAG GTCCCTTTAGCACTCCAGTTCCTGCACAAACAGGGGGAAATCTGCCTGCTTCCAACAATAGTGGCTTTGGCAATAGTGGCTTCGGCAATAATGGATTGAAAAGTG GTTCCTTTGGCACTCAAGTTCCTGCACAAACAGGGGGAAATTTTGCGCCAAACATAGGTGGCTTCGGTAACAGTGCCATGAGTGGTCAAGGTAGTCTATTCCCTGCACAAACTGGGGGGAATACCTTCACTCCAAATTCATTAGGCTTTGGCAATGTTGGGATGACTAGTCAAGTCCCAGTGCAAATAGGTGGAACACCATTTACTTCTAACGTAGGAGGCTTTGGTAATAGCGGCATGAGTAGTCAAGGCAGCCAACCACCTTCAACTTCACTTGGTGGTGCTAATGGTGGTCAACAAACGAT AGGCAGCAATCCTCAAGAGATATCAGCTACAGATACAGGCATTTGGTTGAAAGAGGAGTGGAAACTTGGAGAG ATTCCAGAGCAACCACCTCCGGCAGCTTATGTTAAATAG
- the LOC110803200 gene encoding uncharacterized protein, with product MAVNCCSLPNTSNPRTPISFFKLNKKKHNPCHFHFPLNSSSSLSKFTCQLHIGFDEIVTITQNKVLIAAGVSAAVGQLAKPFTSVLFYGKSFDIRAVVQAGGFPSTHSSAVVAAATSLALERGFSDSIFGMSVVYAGLIMYDAQGVRREVGIHARTLNKLLLEDQMKSVTKDRDNNIDSESEKLSVGNSKEQTTATQLLGTRLQNSTAEKEKEIQRTTSYKPLKESIGHTEVEVIAGAIFGFLVTLTVNAIM from the exons ATGGCAGTAAATTGCTGCTCTCTCCCCAATACCTCAAATCCAAGAACACCCATTTcttttttcaaattaaacaagaaaaaacatAATCCGTGTCACTTTCATTTTCCTCTGaactcttcttcttctctctctaaatttacTTGTCAACTTCACATTGGATTTGATGAAATTGTTACAATTACCCAAAACAAG GTTTTGATTGCAGCAGGAGTATCAGCAGCAGTTGGGCAATTAGCAAAGCCATTTACATCAGTTTTGTTTTATGGCAAAAGTTTTGATATAAGAGCTGTTGTTCAAGCTGGTGGATTTCCTTCTACTCATTCCTCT GCAGTTGTAGCTGCTGCAACATCTCTGGCACTTGAGAG GGGCTTTTCTGATTCAATATTTGGAATGAGTGTTGTTTACGCAGGCCTTATTATGTATGATGCACAG GGAGTAAGAAGAGAAGTTGGTATTCATGCAAGAACGCTTAACAAGCTACTGCTAGAGGACCAGATGAAGTCTGTAACTAAAGACCGTGACAATAACATAGATTCTGAATCAGAAAAGTTATCCGTGGGAAACTCAAAAGAGCAGACAACCGCCACTCAATTACTTGGAACTAGGCTGCAGAACAGTACAGctgagaaagagaaagaaatacAGAGAACTACTTCTTATAAACCTCTGAAAGAATCAATTGGTCACACTGAGGTTGAAGTTATAGCAGGAGCTATATTTGGTTTCCTTGTGACACTGACTGTTAATGCAATTATGTGA
- the LOC110803216 gene encoding 3-ketoacyl-CoA synthase 15 yields the protein MSSNMENFSTDIVNTGSLNFSIRVQRGLPSFLNSVNLKYVKLGYQYLSHGLYIVIAPILALIIGAHLGKLIWDDYELGYDFSSPILFIGLVYLIVFIYRFLLPRPTYLIDFACYSPPNELKVSKEDFINLARKSGNFDEKTLGFQEKALKYSGIGDETCLPKTIFEPGFKRSLKDSREEAATVIFGAVDDLLACTKIKAKDISILIVNCATLNTTPSLSAMVINHYKLKHSVQSFNLGGMGCAAGTVAIDLAQDLLNVYPGSYALVVSTEIVSHSWYTGKDLDMVLPNCFRRMGGAAMLLSNRRLDRWKAKYELKQVVRTHKGMDDKSFKSIYLKEDAQGNLNISVSKHVLEVGGHAVKANITTLGPLVLPFTEQIQFFTTLLLNKNSTNRPYIPNFKQAFDHFCIIATSKKVLDEFEKNLELTEEYMEASRKTLERFGNTSSSSVWYELAYLEANQKMKRGDRVWQLTFGSGIKCNSAVWKALRNIQRPNKSPWFMSEDH from the exons ATGTCAAGTAATATGGAGAATTTCTCCACAGATATTGTGAATACAGGGTCCCTTAATTTTTCAATCAGGGTTCAACGAGGTTTGCCCAGTTTTCTCAACTCTGTCAATCTTAAATATGTAAAGCTTGGTTACCAATACTTAAGCCATGGCTTATACATTGTAATCGCGCCTATTTTAGCCTTAATTATCGGTGCCCATTTAGGAAAGCTCATATGGGATGACTATGAACTTGGCTATGATTTTTCAAGCCCCATTTTATTCATAGGACTTGTATACTTGATTGTGTTCATCTATAGGTTCCTTCTTCCAAGACCTACATACTTAATCGATTTCGCTTGTTATTCACCACCAAACGAGCTCAAG GTTTCAAAGGAAGATTTCATCAACTTGGCTAGAAAATCAGGTAATTTTGATGAAAAAACATTAGGGTTTCAAGAAAAAGCCCTGAAATATTCTGGCATTGGAGATGAGACATGTTTACCTAAAACAATATTTGAACCTGGATTCAAGAGATCACTCAAGGACTCAAGAGAAGAAGCAGCAACCGTCATTTTCGGAGCTGTTGATGATCTCTTAGCATGTACAAAAATAAAGGCAAAAGACATATCAATCTTGATTGTCAACTGTGCTACACTTAACACAACACCATCTCTTTCTGCTATGGTTATTAACCATTATAAGCTTAAACACAGTGTTCAAAGCTTCAATCTTGGTGGTATGGGTTGCGCAGCTGGAACCGTGGCCATTGATTTGGCTCAAGACCTCTTGAATGTATATCCTGGATCATATGCACTCGTGGTTAGCACTGAGATTGTTAGCCATTCTTGGTATACAGGAAAAGACTTAGACATGGTGCTTCCAAATTGCTTCCGTAGGATGGGAGGTGCTGCTATGCTGCTCTCTAATCGTCGTCTTGATCGTTGGAAGGCCAAGTATGAGTTGAAACAG GTGGTTCGCACCCATAAAGGCATGGATGATAAGAGCTTCAAGAGCATATACCTAAAAGAGGATGCACAAGGAAACCTAAACATCTCAGTAAGCAAACATGTCTTAGAAGTTGGAGGACATGCTGTTAAAGCTAACATCACTACACTTGGTCCATTAGTCTTGCCATTCACTGAACAAATTCAATTCTTCACAACTTTGCTCCTTAACAAAAACTCAACAAATAGGCCTTACATTCCGAACTTCAAACAAGCATTCGATCATTTCTGCATCATTGCCACGAGCAAGAAAGTTCTCGATGAATTCGAGAAGAACTTGGAGCTAACAGAGGAATACATGGAAGCATCAAGGAAAACATTGGAGAGATTTGGTAACACTTCTAGTAGTAGTGTTTGGTATGAGTTAGCTTATTTGGAAGCTAATCAAAAGATGAAAAGAGGTGATAGGGTTTGGCAATTAACATTTGGGTCTGGTATCAAGTGCAACAGTGCTGTTTGGAAGGCTCTTAGGAACATTCAAAGGCCTAATAAGAGTCCATGGTTCATGAGTGAGGATCACTAG
- the LOC110803234 gene encoding uncharacterized protein isoform X2 — MNEKVTSVLERAIAVLARKDDVSGSWESKDSLWQVDLDMMEGIFDSLVEYLQLGNAYNIFVLNPKHNTNITKYGYRRGLSESEIDFLRQNKSLQAILSESRTVPESTLAIEKIQRPLYEKHPMAKFAWTITEETDTVEWSNRCSEALDSIENLYQGKDVDYIIESKVSQVLNGKSGDLKLAFQKEIKSGDLGNLHAECLTDTWIGKDRWAFIDLSAGPFTWGPAVGGQGVRTEESLPNVTKTIGAVAEISEEEAEDRLQEAIQERFAVFGDREHEAIDILLAEIDIYELFSFKHCKGRRVKLALCEELDERMEELTNELQTMEGEEDDESRKRKAIDALKRMENWNLFSDVDVEFKNYTVARDTFLAHLGSNLWGSMRHIIAPSVADGRFHFYEQISYQLFFITQDKLKNIKNLPVDLKAIMDGLSSLLLPSQKVMFSQHMLPLSDDPAMAMAFSVARRAAAVPMLFVNGTYRKTVSNYLDSSILQHQLQRINDQNALKGMHANSRLTLEVPIFWFINGDPLLVDKYYQAKALSDMIIVVQSETPSWESHFQCNGHSILWDLRRPIKAAIAAASEHLAGLLPHHLAYSHAHETATEDWLWSMGCNPLSITSQGWRISQFHSDTIARSYIITSLEESIQLVNSAIHRLALEQTTQKSFKLFHSQERELVNKYNFAVGLWKRIATVTGELRYVDALRLLYNLDDASRGFAEKVNSTIALLHPIHCTRDRNVEVVFDMTTIPAFLVVFFILWLVLKPKRAKPKIN; from the exons GGAAAGTAAAGATTCTTTGTGGCAAGTGGACTTGGATATGATGGAAGGGATTTTTGATAGCCTCGTTGAGTATTTGCAACTTGGAAATGCGTATAACATTTTCGTTTTGAACCCGAAGCATAATACTAACATAACTAAATATGGCTACAG GAGAGGATTGTCTGAGTCAGAGATAGACTTTCTAAGACAG AATAAGAGCTTGCAAGCTATATTAAGTGAATCAAGAACAGTTCCTGAGAGTACTCTTG CTATTGAGAAGATTCAGAGACCTCTATATGAAAAGCATCCAATGGCTAAGTTTGCATGGACAATAACTGAAGAAACTGATACG GTTGAGTGGTCCAATAGATGTTCAGAAGCTCTAGATAGTATTGAAAATCTATATCAAGGAAAGGATGTAGATTACATTATTGAGAGCAAAGTTTCGCAG GTACTGAATGGGAAAAGCGGAGATCTAAAGCTTGCGTTCCAGAAAGAGATTAAATCTGGGGACCTCGGCAACCTTCATGCAGAATGTCTAACTGATACATGGATAGGGAAAGACAG GTGGGCATTTATTGATCTTAGTGCTGGCCCTTTTACTTGGGGTCCCGCTGTCGGAGGGCAAGGTGTTCGAACAGAGGAAAGTTTGCCGAACGTAACAAAAACAATTGGTGCCGTTGCAG AAATTTCGGAAGAGGAAGCTGAAGATCGTCTGCAAGAGGCAATTCAAGAAAGATTTGCTGTGTTTGGGGAC AGGGAACATGAAGCTATTGACATTCTTCTAGCAGAAATTGATATCTATGAGCTGTTTTCTTTTAAACATTGCAAAGGAAGGAGAGTTAAGCTTGCCCTCTGTGAAG AACTTGACGAGAGAATGGAGGAACTTACGAATGAGCTCCAGACTATGGAAggtgaagaagatgatgaaagtCGCAAGAGGAAGGCGATAGATGCTCTAAAGAGAATGGAGAATTGGAATCTATTCAGTGATGTCGATGTG GAATTCAAAAATTACACTGTCGCGCGTGATACCTTTCTAGCACACTTAGGTTCCAACTTATGGGGATCGATGAGGCATATCATTGCCCCTTCTGTGGCTGACGGACGTTTCCATTTCTATGAGCAGATATCTTATCAGTTATTTTTCATCACTCAAGAT AAATTGAAGAATATTAAGAATTTGCCTGTGGATCTAAAGGCTATAATGGATGGGCTATCGTCTTTGTTATTACCTTCTCAGAAGGTGATGTTCAGCCAGCATAT GTTGCCCCTTTCAGACGATCCTGCTATGGCTATGGCTTTTTCTGTGGCTCGACGAGCAGCTGCCGTGCCAATGTTATTTGTCAACGGAACCTATAGAAAAACTGTCTCCAACTATCTTGATTCCTCTATTCTTCAACATCAATTGCAGAGGATCAACGATCAAAATGCACTAAAAG GAATGCATGCGAATAGCAGGTTGACATTAGAGGTCCCGATTTTCTGGTTTATTAATGGTGATCCCCTGCTGGTTGACAAATATTATCAGGCAAAAGCACTTTCTGATATGATCATTGTTGTTCAGTCGGAAACCCCTTCATGGGAAAGCCATTTCCAATGCAACGGACATTCAATACTTTGGGATTTAAG GAGGCCCATTAAAGCTGCGATTGCTGCTGCTTCTGAACATCTGGCTGGTTTGCTTCCTCATCATCTCGCCTACAGTCATGCCCATGAAACTGCTACCGAG GATTGGTTATGGTCCATGGGCTGCAACCCTCTTTCAATCACTTCTCAAGGCTGGAGAATCTCTCAATTTCACTCTGATACCATAGCCAGGAGCTATATTATCACAAGTCTTGAAGAATCTATCCAGCTTGTGAATTCAGCTATTCACCGTCTGGCTTTGGAGCAGACAA CTCAAAAATCGTTCAAGCTTTTTCATTCCCAGGAACGTGAGCTAGTGAACAAGTACAATTTTGCTGTTGGCTTGTGGAAAAGA ATTGCTACTGTTACTGGAGAGTTGCGTTACGTCGATGCGTTAAGGCTTCTGTACAACCTGGATGATGCATCACGGGG TTTTGCGGAAAAAGTGAATTCTACTATAGCGCTCCTTCATCCAATTCACTGCACAAGAGATCGGAATGTAGAGGTGGTGTTTGACATGACAACCATTCCAGCTTTCTTGGTCGTCTTCTTTATCCTTTGGTTGGTTCTAAAACCAAAGCGAGCAAAGCCTAAGATTAACTGA